One window of Bacillus sp. THAF10 genomic DNA carries:
- a CDS encoding sporulation protein — MMIKKMMSLLKIGSPRVDLVLKKHKLKRGESVTGAFYIEGGWVKQNIRRLECDLVKVFQGEVVETVDAVTTILMSHDIDAEGKTEFPFSYQLPVHLEPTNDFITYRLNTRLILEDDMNTFDHDEIVILKQKQKVKK, encoded by the coding sequence ATGATGATAAAAAAAATGATGAGTCTCTTAAAAATTGGTTCTCCTCGAGTAGACTTAGTTTTGAAAAAACACAAATTGAAGCGTGGCGAAAGCGTGACAGGCGCCTTTTATATTGAGGGTGGATGGGTAAAACAAAATATTAGGCGGTTGGAGTGTGATCTGGTAAAGGTATTTCAAGGAGAAGTTGTGGAAACCGTCGATGCAGTAACTACTATTCTTATGTCTCACGATATCGATGCAGAGGGAAAAACAGAGTTTCCTTTCAGCTATCAACTTCCTGTTCATCTCGAGCCGACTAACGATTTTATCACCTATCGCCTCAACACAAGATTGATTTTAGAAGATGATATGAACACCTTCGATCATGACGAAATTGTTATATTAAAACAAAAACAAAAAGTAAAGAAATAA
- a CDS encoding amidase, with product MNKQEYIQYDGLGLAELIKTKQVTSSELLDAAISEIETQNPNLNAVIYTRYEKARLASSLDSEGVFAGVPMLLKDISQEMKGEVKSLGSKALQNYRASCDSEYVKRLRKSGVLFLGQTNVPEFGLMAITEPIHYGPTRNPWNRDYTPGGSSGGSCAAVASGMVPIAGANDGGGSIRIPAAYCGLFGLKPTRGRTPVGPKLGRFWQGAAVEHIVSRSVRDSAAMLDVLQGAEKGAAYTCVSFDGSYLEKMSEPINKKLRIAFSTKSPIGTDVDEECREAVYKTIRMLESMGHHVEEVDAPVDGRKIASSYLSLYFGEVSAMLAMIEKEQGKKVTSQEVEPATWLLGMLGKSMTAQEFVLSLREWDIAAYLMEEFHETYDLYVTPTTACPPAKIGEHKLKRLEAIALQVTGKLGSATLLKKIGIVEQLVDESLKRVPFTQLANLTGQPAMSVPVHVTSNGLPVGTQFMAARGKEDILLQLAKQLEESDVWEGTKALHQGIKA from the coding sequence ATGAACAAGCAGGAATACATCCAATATGATGGACTGGGGCTTGCGGAATTGATTAAAACAAAGCAGGTTACTTCCTCAGAGTTGTTAGATGCTGCCATAAGTGAAATTGAAACGCAAAATCCCAACCTAAATGCAGTTATTTATACGAGATATGAAAAAGCAAGACTAGCTTCCTCGCTCGATAGTGAAGGTGTATTTGCAGGGGTACCGATGCTATTAAAGGATATATCTCAAGAAATGAAAGGAGAAGTGAAATCCTTAGGCTCTAAAGCGTTGCAGAATTATCGGGCAAGCTGTGATTCGGAATATGTGAAAAGGCTTCGAAAGAGCGGAGTTTTATTCTTAGGTCAAACGAATGTGCCTGAATTTGGACTAATGGCTATTACAGAACCCATCCATTATGGTCCAACGAGGAATCCATGGAACCGTGACTACACTCCAGGAGGTTCAAGCGGTGGATCTTGCGCTGCGGTAGCTTCGGGGATGGTTCCTATTGCTGGTGCCAATGATGGCGGAGGCTCCATTCGTATTCCTGCAGCCTATTGCGGTTTATTTGGACTTAAGCCAACAAGAGGTAGAACTCCCGTTGGGCCAAAGCTCGGACGGTTCTGGCAAGGGGCAGCAGTGGAACATATTGTTAGTCGTTCTGTTAGGGATAGTGCTGCCATGCTCGATGTTTTACAAGGTGCTGAAAAAGGAGCAGCATATACCTGTGTTTCTTTTGACGGAAGCTACTTAGAAAAAATGAGCGAACCGATAAACAAAAAGTTGCGTATTGCTTTTTCCACCAAATCGCCAATTGGTACAGACGTGGATGAGGAATGTAGGGAAGCAGTGTATAAGACGATAAGAATGCTAGAGTCGATGGGTCATCATGTGGAAGAAGTCGACGCACCTGTAGATGGTAGGAAAATTGCCAGCAGTTACTTATCACTTTATTTTGGTGAAGTGAGTGCCATGCTTGCCATGATAGAGAAGGAACAAGGGAAAAAAGTAACCAGCCAAGAGGTCGAACCAGCTACCTGGTTGCTTGGAATGCTCGGGAAATCAATGACCGCACAGGAATTTGTACTCAGTTTAAGGGAATGGGATATTGCTGCCTATCTGATGGAAGAATTCCATGAAACCTATGATTTATATGTCACGCCAACTACTGCTTGTCCACCTGCAAAAATTGGGGAGCATAAATTAAAAAGGTTAGAAGCTATTGCCTTGCAGGTGACAGGAAAATTAGGATCCGCTACTCTTTTGAAAAAAATAGGGATTGTGGAGCAGCTCGTTGATGAAAGCTTGAAAAGAGTACCTTTCACACAACTTGCCAACCTTACCGGCCAACCTGCGATGTCGGTTCCTGTACATGTAACATCAAATGGGCTCCCTGTAGGTACACAATTCATGGCTGCCCGAGGAAAAGAAGATATACTGCTACAGCTTGCAAAACAACTAGAGGAATCTGATGTTTGGGAAGGTACAAAAGCACTTCATCAGGGAATAAAAGCTTAG
- a CDS encoding lysoplasmalogenase, producing MLIFFSILVAFSALTYLWAVSKRKTRWIYTLKPGTMVFIIALALWGAPFEPPAFGWWILIGLLFSLVGDIFLMLPKNRFLFGLIAFLIAHVCYVIGFIQKAPLTLNIVVIVVLVLSAVLFIKVLTPGVLKQGGGKLLTAVVFYVVLISAMVVTAVSTGESLLIIAAVLFFLSDATLAWDRFVHPLKYRDNLVMSTYFLAQYLFALSLTIS from the coding sequence ATGTTAATCTTTTTTTCTATCCTGGTTGCTTTTTCAGCTCTCACTTATTTATGGGCAGTTTCAAAAAGAAAGACAAGATGGATTTATACTCTAAAGCCAGGTACGATGGTTTTTATCATCGCTTTGGCACTCTGGGGAGCTCCATTTGAGCCTCCAGCTTTCGGATGGTGGATTCTGATCGGATTATTATTCTCCCTAGTTGGAGATATATTTCTAATGCTTCCAAAGAATCGTTTTTTATTTGGATTGATTGCCTTCCTTATCGCACATGTATGCTATGTGATAGGTTTTATACAGAAAGCTCCACTTACGTTAAACATTGTGGTGATAGTTGTATTGGTGCTATCAGCAGTTCTTTTTATAAAAGTGTTAACACCAGGGGTGCTGAAGCAAGGTGGAGGAAAGTTACTTACTGCAGTGGTTTTTTATGTTGTACTAATCAGTGCTATGGTAGTAACAGCTGTTAGCACAGGAGAAAGCCTTTTAATTATAGCTGCAGTACTCTTTTTCCTATCTGATGCTACGCTTGCTTGGGATAGATTTGTACACCCATTGAAGTATAGAGACAATCTGGTCATGAGCACTTATTTTTTGGCACAATATTTGTTTGCTTTATCATTGACTATTAGCTAA
- a CDS encoding vWA domain-containing protein, with protein MNKNLTEIVFLLDRSGSMSGLEKDTIGGFNSFIERQCQEEGEVKLTTVLFDDNVEVLWDGVDAKRVSLTRNEYFVRGCTALLDAIGKTILDVGIRLSNTPEGERPRNIIFVITTDGMENSSQEFTYEKINSLIHHQAEKYNWQFLFMGANIDVAKEAENLGIKQEQAFQFEATDVGVEKMYESVCEMVLEKRNTMNE; from the coding sequence ATGAACAAAAATTTAACGGAGATTGTATTTTTACTAGATAGGAGCGGCTCGATGTCTGGGCTCGAAAAGGACACCATCGGGGGTTTTAACTCCTTTATAGAAAGACAGTGTCAGGAAGAAGGCGAGGTAAAACTAACAACTGTTCTTTTTGATGATAACGTAGAGGTTTTATGGGATGGAGTGGATGCTAAGCGTGTTAGCTTAACCAGAAATGAATATTTCGTTAGAGGCTGCACCGCATTGTTAGATGCCATAGGAAAAACAATTCTTGATGTTGGCATCCGCTTGTCTAACACCCCAGAAGGAGAACGGCCTAGAAATATCATCTTTGTCATTACAACTGACGGAATGGAAAATTCAAGCCAGGAATTTACTTATGAAAAAATAAACTCTCTCATTCATCATCAAGCGGAAAAATACAACTGGCAATTTCTCTTTATGGGGGCTAATATTGATGTCGCAAAAGAAGCAGAAAATTTGGGTATCAAACAAGAACAGGCATTTCAATTTGAAGCTACTGATGTTGGTGTGGAAAAAATGTATGAATCTGTTTGTGAGATGGTGTTAGAAAAAAGGAATACAATGAACGAATAA